In Euphorbia lathyris chromosome 2, ddEupLath1.1, whole genome shotgun sequence, the sequence ATATTTGCTACGAAAAATCACTAAtagttaaccgaccgaaatatagGTTAACCAGCTGAAGTAATAAGCTAACCGAAATATAGTTAACCGAATTAAATTGACTAGTTAATGGTTTTTATTAATGGACTGATTAACCGATCATTTGCATCCCTAAACACAACAGTGAGAAACACACTCTATAATTTTGATATATGCACATTAGCCGGCTACGCATTAGAAAATTCCATGTCTAATTGTACCTCTTTTTGACTTAGAAttaatgtatacatatatactatTTACGTTTTACCTAATTTATTGTTTAAGCAAAGGTCATAATCTTAGCAAATCTTCATGCTACAATATCacaccctttttttttttttttaatcattccATTTCATTCACTTAATTACATTTGTAACCAAACAAACTAAACAAATACATTATGTTATGAGGGTTAGTATTGCAATATGACGATCAAATGTAAGATGCATCCCAATTTTATATTTggttagaaaaaaagaaaaaaaaaagtaatataatATGGTCAAATGTCTCGCGGTTCGAGACTCGTCAAACACCCTTTAAATGAATCTTTTCTCACAATTAAAGTTTTCTGATTACATCATCACAAATTAAGCTCCAAATAGAAGTTGAGAAATCTTCTATCAAAATAGAGAAATTTACATggaaatttatttttgaaaaattatttacaattatatcaagtaAGAATTTCAACTATGTCAAATTAagtaaatcattatttttattatattttaaggattaagcttTATAAACTAGGGgtctatgatatattttttagggtttagaatttatgaattgagctaaaaaaaattcttaaattatgatataaaatcatagtttatttatgatatatagGAAATAGTTacatatttagaattaagtttggaAATATGATTTACCTTTAATTTTGTagtaaaatataattttcatgTAAATAGCCCAAAAAAAAGGATGCATGTTGTTTAAATTGGTGTCAGGAAACAAACATAATCAAGTTACAAGTATCGTCAATTAATTGGTTCGGTGTATATTATTTTGAAAGTAAATGGTGTCAAGGAACCATTTGAAGTGAATGTCCCTTTATATTTGAAGGGTGTACAATATACACTCAATCTTGAAATCCCATCAGCAAATGAGGTTATCAGAATTCGAACATTCGACTATTTAATTTCGGAGATTTTGATATCATGTCAAGAAATCATTTAACTAAAaagttatattaaataatgCCTATTAtaagttttattataattacTGACATGTCTTCGCACACGAATTCCTCCTAAACTTCAAGCGTATActatacatacttattttaccatgtgttaaaattttaccaattaATAGGTTTGTCATGACCGAACTTTTGACCATTTGGTCTAAGAGGTTCTAATATTATATCAAGAAATAATTTGAATGATTAAAGCTTAATCATATATTTAAGGTGCAATAGTAGTTTTTATTATAATATCTAACCATTGTCAACATCAAAGTTGGTTATAAGAACATGATTCATTTCACTTGTGCCTGAATTTACAACTCAACTTTCTCTTCACAAACATTAgacatttgaaaaaaaatactttgaattattaaaaatgcaattttaaatataaatgaaatgaTCAATATTAGTGTATTTGAGTAGTGTTGTTTTCCCATTAATTTTGGTTTACATTAGTATATTTGTAGTATTGAACTGGTTATTTTAAGTTGATTGTTTTAATATAgggttaatgtgcaaaaatacccctaacgttttaggtcaggggcaattttacccctaacatctaaaatggtgcaattttacccctaatgtttgtagccaatagcaattttacccccaacgttgataaattggatcaatttcagacactattataaaatacagtcattttttttctttattttgcaccaattgcatatcaatttgttctaaaaaaggatataatattttttgtaatttaataataaaattgaagattaatatttataaattctatacattttttgaattttttttgtctaattcgtacaaaagacagtatatttttaatatttttttcacatcccaatatatgtttgtgatttgttactgataaaacaatgcatgtgtgaagtgtagatgacaagattcatgaccgagaagatagtttgatgaattatttctcaaattgacccaatttatcaacgttaggggtaaaattgctcttggcttccaatattaggggtaaaattgcactattttagacgttagggtaaTATTGCTCccgacccaaaatgttaggggtatttttatatCTTAACCCTTTAATATAAGAGAAATATGGGTTCAAATTCggtaaaacctttttttttataaaacttttatttatttaaaactgggttaaggtgaaaaaatatccctaacgttttgggacatgagtaattttacttttaacatctaaaatggtgcaattttacccctaatgttggtagccaggagcaattttacccataacgttgataatttggatcaattttactcctattataaaacacaaatatttttgttccttattctacaccaattgcatattaattcgttctaaaaaaacgatttcatgttttttataatttaaaaatagaatTAGAAAGtagtatttataatttcaatgaattttttgaatttttttttgttcaatttgtacaaaagacaatatatttttatttttttattatttttttcacatcacaACATACATTTGtaatttgttattgataaaatggtGTACGTGTGAAGTGTAGTTAACCAAATATATTTTAGTCAATCCTAACGGGTGGACTTTAAAAAATTACATCAAACTCTATAAAAGTGGACTCCAACATTGGCCACAGGGTAAAATCACCACTAGATGCAGATTCTTTGTTCCGCCAttgattggccccctaaacgtcttatattaatcttttaTCTAGGAGTCGGCACGGTTAGATTAACCGATGCatcatgatatttttttttgaacctaACCAATTTTATCGGTTTTTAAGACATTAAATTCTAAACCAGTCTAAGTATATCGGTTAACTGTAATTTATTGTTTAAGCAAGGTTCATAATATATCAGTTAACTATAATTTTCTGTTAGGTTTTTCAATTAATGGTTAAGCAAAAAcaacaattaattatattttttatccaaacataaatataatggttaataaaaaaaacaatggtTAACCATATTTTTATCCAAATCTAAATATATTAGTTAACCGACTGAcggttttttaaaatacaaaacctaaacctaaactgtTAACCATTATAATCAACACATACAAACCTAAATCGTCATACAAACCTAAATCGTATATCAGTTTGGATTTTCGGTTTTCAATTCGGGTAACGGTTTAATTGGGGTTTTTGCCCGCCCTACTATTATCTCCTGAACTTGAACTTGCTTGAAAtgatatagtttttattttgtcCAAAATCTTTCTTGTTCTACCATGTGGATTTACAGGATTAATTATgttactttaaacaagtttggaGTAGGGGTGAGCATGATCCGGTTCGGttcaaaaccgaaccgaatagaACCGAACCAAACAACATGAATTTTTGTGAACCGAACCAaataaatttggttcggtttgacTTGGTTCAATTCATGTCAAAACCGAATAGAAATTCTGTAATTTATATTACTAATTACAATTTATTCTATATAACACAACAACATTAATGTACATATACATAATTTACACTGATTAATTCAACATAAAAGTTCTTTAAATCAAATGAAATAGaatcaattttatttaacaacaCAACAACATACCCATTAATTGAAATTAACCAaagtaaaacaataataaaactttaaaaaaatgaataccTTATACTAACATGATTAGGTAAATCAAAATCAACTTCCAACAACAAATCTAAAGTTTcacattaatttttatatttcacaTTAATTTTAAATCCACTAGTCTCAATAtctaaacctaaacctaaagtTTCATTATTGTTAAGATTTAATAACAACAGTGAGAGATTGAGCTTGGGTATGGGAAggataaaaatgttaaaaacttaaaaaataataatagtacattggttcggtttaaacccaaaccaaaccgaaatagAGTTTGGTTCAGTTTTGTCCTATCAATATTTTGACCAAGTTCAATGAACTCTTGTTGTATTACGCCTATTATAAAcgatatatttaaaatatgttATTTATCCACTGATTTTTCTTAAATTGCGTGATTCTTTTCTCGTTATATTTTTAATCCGCAAACACAAATATCTATAGAGAGTAGATTAGGTctccatttttatttttcaagtcTCTTAACTATTCCATACCAAAATTGTCCTCATTATCCTcggattttaaaaaaataacaaaaataaacatgatcgttaaaattattaaaaactgtattataaaaaaaaaagttctccTCATATCCCTTCATATTGTTTGTATTTTATTCACCAATGTTATCCTTATCTCGAAAATTTCTGAATCCGCCATTTATTGGTAGATAAGGCGAACCGAGCCGAGTCCTGTAAGTAAAAATTGAGAGTTATTATATCATCATAGTAGTAGTGAAGAAAAGGGAGATGGGAAAATTAATTAAGAAGGCAACAAAAACATTGAAGAAAGAGGTACATTAATGGTCACAAGAAACCCACCTTTTCTTCTATCTATAAAATAAAGAGTAGCAGTACTTGTCTATGGAGTTCACAAGGTAGCCATGAATATACTGTTTACTACATTTAAGGTACTAGCCTACTTTTGTCTATGTAAGAAGATTCCTATACTATAGTCTAGCCTTGtcttcttttaatttttaaggTTGAGCTGTCATAAAACTCTTAACCACCTCCTCTACTCTACCTCTTTCAATTCACAATTTGGATTAATCCTCAACCAACAACACAAGTGTCATTTTATTTAACTCACTAACACCTCTTAATATCCCTGTTCGGCTCTCCTTTTCGTAACTCGCTTTTTCATTTTTACCGTAAATAAGTTACTAGCATTGATGATCACCGgaatttgaaatttgtttaagaATGTTACCAAACTTCATTTGtttcaataataaattaagtCACTgaactttcatttttatttcaataaaatcattttagacaaaaaaaaaaaagaatcataTTAATAGTATATGATAGTCACGCTGAAAAGTTTGACTTTTACATGTGACACATTCAAATGACACTAAAAAAGtaaacattatatttattacgtACTTCATTCAACTGCTTGAAATTGTCACATGAcagtaaaaaatatatattttttaattattttagctATCGCATGGCATGCACATGACTGTCATGTTATACATACACATCACTAATCCAGTGATTTTTTCTATCTTAATTTGTTGAAATAGTAATGTTCACATACACCTTAATgcccaagtgaatttggtcaatcATTATTAGatttaggcttattaaatctaagccttaaGATGCTATGAATCTCCACTTTATGATTCTCATAAGTCCAGATCTAACGGTGAAATAAAGTATAGTGATCTTTTTAAAACTGACTTCAAAATTCAGTTACCTTTTTAAAACCAACTCTAAAATTCAGTGATCATTGGTACAATTACTCTGTTGAAACCAACTATTCCAgaaggaaaattaactgaataGTTGAAGTAAATAGGCCATTATTACTCTAATCATCAATAAAAACAACAGATTTTAGCTCCCATGTGCTATGGTGAATTAAATTGCTGCTAAGGGGCCAAATGGAAAAGCATATGGTCCCTGATGATTAATTATCAATTACAAATTGTAACTCAAATgatcaatttaattaattttggttaCATGATATTAAATTTGTGGATAATAACTTAATTGTAAGATATTTGAAGTATCAaggaaacaaacaaataaagatAAATTATATAGGTGTGTAGCAGGTCACCTATCAGAGACAACATCATTGAGTAAATTAGTCCTTTTATTTCACAAGTTGAATTGAAGGTGCCATTATCCACTTGTTTTAAGTAATTAGTGCTACTAAAGTAATTGAAGATATTTATGGGCCATTATTGACATATTCAATGCCATGATTTCAGGGGTTACTTGAAACCAAAAAAAATCTAATGTAAACAACCTAATCAAGTTCAATTAAACTATTCATTCCTTGATTTTTTCACAATTTGTTAGGTCAGCCGATAATGACAATTTCACCTGAATTATTTGGAAAAGATAGATTGACCCCATCTCATCAATATAATTAGTTAGGCTGCTggcataaaataaaactaataataagtataaaatagtacaattttaatCTCGATGTTTATCGAGTGTGCAATTAAAGCCCTCAATAAGAGAAATTGAGGTGTCAAATGATTGTATCGTTAACCTCTAGCTTGCACTAGAAGTTCAGATTCGTGCATAATACTCAAACTATCAGTTATCTTGAACCTACTCTCCCACCAACAGATTCATTCTTCATAATTAGAGTGAAAGCATGATATGACGCTTAAATACACAATTATCTAATATGTCGATTTCTGTTAGTAAtatctttaatatataaatgttgAAAGTGAAATTAACTCTTTAATATCTTTAATGTCGATTTCTGTTAGTAAtatctttaatatataaatacacaATTATCTAATATGTCGATTTCTGTTAGTAATATCTTTAATTGCATCATTTGATAAATGTTGAAAGTGAAATTATACCATTTTGTGCCTAAAACCTTAATTAACTCTTCTCAAAAACCTCGGAGCTATTTAGATACATTATCCCCTAGAAATATTGTAGAATTTCTTATCCAGAGATAATGCACAAACAAACTTCCTAATCGGAAGTGATGCAAAAATTTATGTCAGCAGGATTAGTGGCATAAAATAAGGTTTCCTGTCTGCGCAACATCTTATGTTGATGTCAATAGTCTAATCCAAAATGAAAAGATCAGAACCACAAATTTCTGTCTTGGTCCATGGGAGTTTGTTTAGAATGGCAACAATTCACAGAGAAAAAATGCCAACCGATAGGATAACAGAACACGATTTTTAAACGATAACCCGAAATTGCCACCCGTAACCCGAAATTGCCTTTCCTATTGGGATCATCCTTTTAGTTTCCCCAATTTCAAACATGAAATAGATACTTGCCCTAATGTAAGAGACAATATCCAATGTCTAGGAACTTACAATACCAAAGTCTCTCTGTAGTTAGGAAATTCATAGAGGATTCAATTGCCACTCATACCACCACTACCAACAGGAAATGAGTTAGTCTaaactatgttgcacggaaacggaaacggGCACGGGAAATGGACCCAGTGACGAAATTCTAAGTATTGAAATGAAACATGAGAACCCACTAATCTCTCTCAAACTctgatcatcatcatctccaATTGCAATCTAAGAAAAAGCAGCAAAAGAATTAAGAGAAGACTCTAACTTTGCTTGGCTATTCTAAGAAAAAACACTTCAAACAACCATACAGAGACTAACAAGTCAAAATTCCCCTAATAAATTTCCATGAAATTCAAACAAAATCACTACCCACCTATCCCCATTACACCAAACCCCTACTTCCTAATTGTActacttaaaattaatttttaaaaaaaaaaagagtacgAAAGTAACATCACCATTCCTCTATCCTTTCTCCATAGGTTTGGCAACCATGAATCCCATCATCTGCTTCTGTTTCCTCATCTCCAAAACTTTCCTATGCGAATTTGAATGCAATTCACTGCTAAACGACGGGCTACTCGCCGGCCGGTACTCCGGCACCAACCTCCCGGACTTATACCTCACTCCACAAGCATTACACAGTGTTTTAGGCCCTAACGGCCCCGCTCTCCATTGCGGAGTCTTTTCAGAACCACAATGCTGGCATTTTCTTCCAATTGAAGATGATGTTACCGACGGTTTCACTTTCCTCATATTCTCCTGGCTCCACCAGCACTGCTGCGCTTGAATTTCACGGGGCCGTCTTATATGGTCCTTGCTCCTCGCTTTCACCGGCACCTGCAGACTCCGGCAGTAATCCATTATTATGCTCCCATTCGAGCCGCTATTACCACTATTGCAGGTACTGCTAGTGGTGCTATTTTCCAGCACCGATACCGGACTTCGTTGCTTCGGGAGACTACCGGGATTCTCAGAGAGAATATCCACGAATGTTTCCAACGTCGGGAAGGCATTTTTGTCAGATAACCATTCGAGTTCTTCCTCGTCGAATTCCTGAGGACAAACAAGGGAAAAGATAAGTCTCCCATAGTCACTATACAAAACCCCCAAATTCATAAAACAGTTGGTGACTCAACTGGTGGACTCACTAACTCGAACGCGTTATCACTTCCATAATTGGGCGCCCTATATGTGGGCCACCCAAGTGATACCGCCACCCAATTTTAGAGACATAATGTTGACATATTAagagaatttaaaaaaaaaatgcttttcCGGATAATATTTTCAGAATTCGTCAAAATGAGGAGTGCCGTATCAATTTTAGAAACCAGAAAAAGGGAACATTTTCTCCCGCTGGATATCATCCATTGGGCACAACACAAACCTCGTGACAAATTTGACTATTGGAAATGTCTAAAATACCCTCGCCCTTCACTTTTAGATGGTCAGAAAGGTCAATCGACACACAGAAAGAGGTTTtgtttgaaaaacaaaaacgcGTACCATTTCAATGCCGACTAGCTATGACTCGGGCGAGTCGCCAACATCCTAACTCAGTCCAAAACCAGAGGCCGAGTTAACACGGCAACGACAACAGCCCCAAACAGAAGCCGAGTTAGGGCGAGTCCAACCCCAAACTCGGTCAGTTTTACGAAAAAGTAGAGTTATCGCCATCGAGGGCTTGATAAACTTACAGGTAAAGGATGGGTAGAGTCGAAGGGAGCCGAGCAAAGGCCATTAGAGGTAAGGGAAGGAAGAACGGCCTTTCTAGGTTTAGTGTTGAGGTcatcttcatcgtcttcttcaCCTATGTCAGAAGCGAAGTCGAGTAAGTCGTCCATGAAACAAGCAGCAGCAGCTGGGTCAAGCGATTCCATTTCCTAGACCACAAAattgagaaagagagagagaataaGGGagatatagagagagaaagagttctctctttttattttggCTATATTATCACGATGGAGTCGAGGGTTTTTGGAACTATGGAaattttttaaacttttttccttttttttcatttttccttttttatttagtCTAACGTTTTGAGGAGTAAGTATCCCATGCATTCATAACCCCCACGTCCTTTTCTTGCAACTTCATCAATGGCcctctaattaatattttaaatatatttatcacATTCATTTCTTAATtactaataaataaaaatatttgaacataaaattccgCTAAATAACGTTAttcatttttcaaaatttgtATTTGAAGCAATTTACTAAAAACTAACTTTCTTATAAGATAAATTAACTCAGTTTTATTTGTTTTCACGGTGTCAAACctaatttttaaaacataatataaaagttaatcaattttacatttttttttacattataATCACTATATTTTAATTAACGTTTCAAAATTAACGTTTCAAAATGACCattaacaccaaataaaaaatgttcgatattaaaattatttagaatcatatttatcatgaaatcatatttttttaattttttaatataatcaGTTCTAGAGCTttcattttctcttttctattCAATAACACGTAAATggcctcaaaacaaaaaaaaaattgaaaaattaaaattacttagAATATTATCAGTTTTTGTTATTTCGGGATTAATagaagtttagtggtcatattgttagaaagtgtaaattcgatcatttttatattatgtttggaAGGTTAGTAATCATAATTCTGGTTgttgtaaagtttagtggttatgggtgtaatttacctattttttatatgtaatataattattaagaaagtataaaaaattatttcaaacttttgaaataaaatttgaatcacaaatgaaataattaatgttttttaattaaaatggaTATTTACAATCAATTAACTAGATTCACTAACTAATTATGGAGCAGAGAATAACGAGATAGTAATAAACCGGACCAGGTTCAAGTAATGAGAAAGAGAGCTGCTTGATAAGGACTAAGACGGATCAAACTCTCTAACGTCGAATAACAACTTCGAAAggcagaaatgatttgaaatcTGACTTTTTTGAAGAAATGGCCGAGTATTTCCAATTCATGAGAAttcaatatattaaaaataaataaccgaagatttaatatgtaaataaaaaaatcagatGTCAATCACAAAAATCAAAATGGTCTGATATCTAAGATGTTTATGCTTTTTTAATTGAAATGGATATTTAGTTGACTAATTAGATCCACCAACTACAAAGAAAAGAGGGACCGGATAACAATAAGTTATATCGaatctaaataataataaaaagtgcTATTCGACAAAAAGTAAGACAATATCAAATTCTCTGACATCAAAATACCTAGTAGCAATAAGTCGTATCAGAATCCAACAATAAAAAACCTTTATTCGACAAAAACTAAAACACGATCAAACTCTCTAACATCTGTCCATTCGTTGATCAATGATCTAATTCCCATGAAAACaaccgaattttttttttgctatagTGCAGCTATATCTCTTTAATCCTTGAAGAAATACTTACGAAGGTTGGGATGAtttgaaattttatattttttgtcgGAAATAGCTCGAGTATTTTCAATCTTATTGGAATTCAAtatgattaaaaataaataaatagttgtttaatatgtaaataaaaaattgtatgtaaattaactaaaataaataaatagatgtaaatcacaaaaatcaattaagatgtttttttaataaaattaactttatgatattttatataaaattaatccatatAATAATTCCATCTTCTTAATtagtatatattttaattttggaTACAAATTTTTAGGAATAGAAATTTAGATTAAATCGCTCATATCATATCAGtgaatattaataataataattttctccaaaaaaaaatcctttgaaTATTTTGTAACCAcaattataaaattgaaagtGACAAACCATATTGTTTCTATAATTTACCAAAAGTTTAATAGGTCTCCAAAAATAGTTGCCATTTGCTGTAAATACAGGTGAGCTGAAGGGCAGATAAGGAAAGTAAGTTAAGGAtataaatggaaaaaaataatttataaaaaaagaagggGAGGTGGGGCGGCCCGGTTACGCAACGTCAGGTCCTACCCTTCACAATGCGTTTCTCCCAATAAGCTCCAACATCCACGTCAGAGATCCAATCAGAAATAGACACGTGGATAATAGTTTAAAAACATTTTGAAAATTCCatttaaacaaaaaaatccCAATCTTTGACCTCCCCGACACCGCACGTGGCGGAGATGATCACTGTGATTAACTATAGGATCTGTTTGAattaagtaatttaatttattttattttttaataaattaataatctcaGATGGACCTATTGGGCCCAAAGATTAATTTGAGCAGAGGGGGTGGGCCCAATTGCATGTTGTATTTGCATGTGCGAAGTGGGGCCCACTGAGCTTGCACGTTAGCCGGTAATAGAAGTAGAAGAAGAAGTAGGTGGTTGGAtagcattagcattagcatAAGGGGAGTTGGCGTGTCCATGTTCTTTCATGAACGTGAGAGTCACGTGCTATGAATGATAATCAATTATTTCTATAGGTTTCAATCCcttctattattttattattatggaCTAAAGATTCAATGAATAAATGTTACCTattctttttaattaatattctaagtcctggaattttttttttttattaatctcttatatttggttaaaaatttattattcatTTGATCTATAATTGTATATTTAGAACTATTTCCTtaatattctaaaaataatttttttttgaagcaataatttttatatatttaatattgttTATAAAAAATTGTAGTGACTTCATTTTTTTAAGTGTGAAAATTAGTTTTCTATATAGATTAAATGAGTCGTGTAATTTTTTCAACTGAGATTAATGAGAAATCCAATTAATATGATTATAAGTAATTAAATATTCAATATAATAAATGATATAATGATAAATAAATGAGCCTTGAATATTTAAGCATCAGTTTAAGTCTGAATACAACATTTGGGTCTAAACTCCTCAAGCCCATGAATATTTGCTTATTCAAATACTTAATGATGAAGAAACCTCTTTATTAGCTGGCTAAGTGAACACGTGGATCAATAGTGGTTTTGTATTCCAAAGGCACACTCCCAAATTCTCATCAGGGCCGTTCCTGTCCTTTTAGAGGTCTGAGACGAGATGATAAATTTGGACCCTCGTATATatattctgtttttttttttaagttttagactggatgattttttttattttaagggaCAAGGTACAAATTTAGTCATATGCTTATTAGGAGAGAGCGATTAGTATTCATGcacaaaatagtgcaattttaagcCTAACGTTTATCAATTGGTCCAGTTTCAAGCTTAATTGACGAAAATGAGGTCTTTTATGTGTAATTTCTTGTTCTACCCTCGCTCCAACCTCCACCGTTCCGGTTACTCAATATAGTTTGAAGTTGCACATTTTATGTTAAtggaaaaaactcatttttaatcaACTAGGCTTGAAATTGCACCAACTCGTAAACGTTATGTTTAAGATTGCAATATTTTCTACATAGAAGCTAAATTGGTAGTGCAATAGTAACGAGTATACTAACTAGAATTATTTGTGtactaaaataacaaatatatgTGTCATGTAAAATTGCAAAAAGTAAATaagtatattatttttcatattgaatatatatattgacatttaattttttttttcttgaaaatGAATTGATATCTaaatttaggaaaaaaaattgaaattggataataataataataagggtaaATAAATGATTAgtccctagtttttacctaacatttAGTTacgtattttgaaaaacacattttaagatcTCTATCTTTTGCCAATATAAATCTTGtagtccttttatctattttgttttatttttaaccgaacatatcttaacttttaagacaaccacagtacaatacaagttgatcatgttactctgttattttatatatctctgtttatgctaaaatataacgattacaagtctaaaaaatctagacaaaatgaccaaaaggttaatattggtaaaagctAGGGagcttataatgtgtttttcaaagtaggggactaaacagtgtgttaggtaaaaactaaaggactaataaattatttacctaaaTAATAATGATGGGAAAAATTTAAATGgttgtttttttaattgaatatataaattaataatttagatttaagaaaacatgaaaattacAGTAACAATTCATGAGAGAAAATAAatggaaaaaatatatttaatagtgATAAAATGAGGTGTggaggaaaaaaatatttgaaagtaATTGAAAAATGGGAAGAAGGAGGTTCGAACCTCCAACCTCAAGTTAAAATAGAATAATTAAGTAACTTCTCATGCCAACTGaatcaattaattttaatgttacatattcatttatatatttatatctacactataaaaatatttttttggacCCCTTACCATTATGGGCCCTAGGCGGACGCCCCTCATTTCATAGCCCA encodes:
- the LOC136219418 gene encoding GATA transcription factor 1; translation: MESLDPAAAACFMDDLLDFASDIGEEDDEDDLNTKPRKAVLPSLTSNGLCSAPFDSTHPLPEFDEEELEWLSDKNAFPTLETFVDILSENPGSLPKQRSPVSVLENSTTSSTCNSGNSGSNGSIIMDYCRSLQVPVKARSKDHIRRPREIQAQQCWWSQENMRKVKPSVTSSSIGRKCQHCGSEKTPQWRAGPLGPKTLCNACGVRYKSGRLVPEYRPASSPSFSSELHSNSHRKVLEMRKQKQMMGFMVAKPMEKG